Proteins from a single region of Thermococcus sp. EP1:
- the guaB gene encoding IMP dehydrogenase: MGKFTQKLVNAIKGYTFDDVLLIPQGTEVEPKDVDVSTQITPKIRLNIPILSAAMDTVTEWEMAIAMARLGGLGVIHRNMSIEEQAEMVRRVKREETVEEVITISPEETIDYALFLMEREGIDGLPVIDNGELVGIVTKTDITTREGERVKEVMTKEVITAKESASVEEIMTLMIENSIDRVPIVNDDGKLVGIITIGDLLARKKHRNAVRDEEGRLIVAAAVSPFDIKRALALDKAGADVIVIDTAHAHNLKAIKAMKEIKNKVEAELIVGNIANPKAVDDLTFADAVKVGIGPGSICTTRIVAGVGVPQITAISMVADKAVEYGIRVIADGGIRYSGDIVKAIAAGADAVMLGNLLAGTKEAPGREVTINGRKYKQYRGMGSLGAMMKGGAERYYQKGHMKTRKFVPEGIEGVVPYKGKVSEVLYQLIGGLKAGMGYVGAKNLAELKEKGEFILITQAGVRESHPHDIAITNEAPNYPLER; encoded by the coding sequence ATGGGTAAATTTACACAAAAGCTTGTCAATGCTATAAAAGGATATACTTTTGATGACGTGCTTTTAATCCCCCAGGGAACTGAAGTGGAACCAAAAGATGTGGACGTTTCTACACAAATTACCCCAAAGATAAGACTTAACATTCCAATTCTCAGCGCAGCTATGGATACAGTGACAGAATGGGAAATGGCCATTGCTATGGCTAGACTAGGAGGATTAGGCGTTATTCACAGAAATATGAGCATAGAAGAGCAGGCTGAGATGGTCAGAAGAGTGAAGAGAGAGGAGACTGTGGAGGAAGTCATTACAATTTCTCCCGAAGAAACTATAGATTATGCGCTTTTCTTAATGGAGAGAGAGGGAATAGATGGCCTTCCTGTTATTGACAACGGGGAACTCGTGGGCATAGTTACAAAGACTGATATAACCACCAGAGAAGGAGAGAGGGTAAAAGAAGTTATGACAAAGGAAGTGATAACAGCGAAAGAAAGTGCTAGTGTGGAAGAAATTATGACTCTAATGATCGAGAACAGTATAGACAGAGTTCCGATAGTGAATGATGATGGAAAATTAGTGGGAATCATCACTATAGGAGACCTCTTAGCGAGGAAAAAACACAGAAATGCAGTAAGAGATGAGGAGGGGCGATTAATAGTTGCTGCCGCGGTTTCTCCTTTTGACATTAAAAGGGCACTAGCCCTAGATAAAGCTGGAGCTGACGTGATAGTCATAGACACAGCTCATGCACATAATTTGAAGGCAATAAAAGCTATGAAAGAAATAAAAAACAAAGTAGAGGCCGAACTCATAGTAGGCAACATAGCAAATCCCAAAGCCGTTGATGATCTAACCTTTGCAGATGCAGTTAAAGTTGGTATCGGGCCAGGAAGCATATGTACAACAAGGATAGTTGCTGGAGTAGGTGTACCCCAAATAACGGCAATATCGATGGTAGCAGACAAAGCCGTAGAGTATGGGATTAGAGTGATAGCTGACGGAGGAATCCGATATTCTGGAGATATTGTGAAAGCTATAGCAGCCGGTGCCGATGCCGTGATGCTTGGAAATCTCTTGGCAGGTACAAAGGAGGCTCCAGGAAGAGAAGTAACAATAAACGGGAGGAAATACAAACAGTACAGAGGAATGGGAAGCTTAGGAGCTATGATGAAAGGCGGAGCAGAGAGATACTACCAAAAAGGCCACATGAAAACGCGAAAGTTCGTTCCTGAGGGTATTGAAGGAGTAGTTCCTTACAAAGGGAAGGTGAGTGAAGTACTCTATCAACTCATAGGAGGACTAAAAGCAGGAATGGGATATGTAGGAGCAAAGAACCTTGCAGAACTGAAGGAGAAGGGAGAATTCATCCTCATAACACAGGCTGGAGTTAGAGAGAGCCATCCACATGACATTGCAATAACCAATGAAGCACCTAACTATCCACTCGAAAGGTGA
- a CDS encoding GMP synthase subunit A, giving the protein MIIIMDNHGQYVHRIWRTLRYLGVEAKIIPNTTPLEEIKSMNPKGIIFSGGPTLERTGNCEAILEHYEEFDVPILGICLGHQLIAKYFGGKVGRGEKGEYSLVEVEILEENDIFKGLPEKLKVWESHMDEVKELPEEFELLAKSEFCPVEAMKHKSLPIYGVQFHPEVAHTEKGSEIYRNFAKLCGEL; this is encoded by the coding sequence ATGATAATCATAATGGATAACCACGGACAATACGTACACAGGATCTGGAGAACTTTGAGGTATCTTGGCGTTGAGGCTAAGATAATCCCAAACACCACACCCCTAGAAGAAATAAAGTCAATGAACCCAAAGGGTATAATATTTTCAGGCGGCCCAACTTTGGAAAGAACGGGCAACTGTGAAGCAATCCTAGAACACTACGAGGAATTTGATGTGCCAATCCTAGGGATTTGTCTGGGACACCAGCTTATAGCGAAGTACTTCGGTGGTAAAGTAGGAAGAGGGGAAAAGGGAGAATACAGTCTGGTTGAAGTTGAGATTCTAGAAGAGAACGACATTTTCAAAGGACTTCCAGAAAAGCTTAAGGTTTGGGAAAGTCACATGGACGAGGTTAAAGAACTTCCAGAGGAGTTTGAACTTTTAGCTAAGAGTGAGTTCTGCCCTGTTGAAGCTATGAAACACAAGAGTCTGCCAATTTATGGAGTGCAGTTCCACCCAGAAGTGGCACACACGGAAAAGGGAAGCGAAATCTATAGGAACTTTGCCAAGCTTTGTGGAGAACTTTAA
- the guaA gene encoding glutamine-hydrolyzing GMP synthase, translating into MWEKFIEEKVKEIKENVGEKKAIIALSGGVDSSTAAILAYNAIGDKLYAVFVNTGFLRKGEPEFVIKTFKEEFGLNLIYVDAQERFFTALKGVTDPEEKRKIIGKTFIDVFEEVANEIDADFLIQGTIAPDWIESQGKIKSHHNVGGLPERLNLKLIEPLRDLYKDEVREVAKQLGLPEKIYHRMPFPGPGLAVRVLGEVTPEKVAIVREANAIVEEEIEKAGLKPWQAFAVLLGVKTVGVQGDIRAYKETIAVRVVESLDGMTANAMNVPFEVLQRIAFRITSEIPQVGRVLYDITNKPPATIEFE; encoded by the coding sequence ATGTGGGAAAAATTCATTGAAGAGAAGGTTAAAGAGATTAAAGAGAATGTAGGAGAGAAAAAAGCTATAATAGCCCTAAGTGGGGGTGTGGATAGCTCCACAGCAGCCATCCTAGCATACAACGCCATTGGCGATAAACTTTACGCAGTCTTCGTAAACACTGGCTTTCTCAGAAAAGGAGAACCAGAATTTGTTATAAAAACATTTAAAGAGGAATTTGGCCTAAATTTAATTTACGTAGATGCACAAGAGAGATTTTTCACCGCACTTAAAGGCGTAACAGACCCAGAAGAGAAGAGAAAAATAATAGGCAAGACCTTCATAGATGTGTTTGAAGAGGTTGCCAATGAAATAGACGCAGATTTTCTTATTCAAGGCACAATAGCTCCAGATTGGATTGAGAGCCAAGGAAAAATAAAAAGCCACCACAATGTGGGCGGACTTCCTGAGAGGTTAAACCTCAAGCTCATTGAACCTTTAAGAGACCTTTACAAAGATGAAGTGAGAGAAGTTGCAAAGCAACTTGGCCTTCCTGAGAAAATATACCACAGAATGCCATTCCCAGGTCCAGGATTAGCCGTTAGAGTCTTAGGTGAAGTTACTCCAGAAAAAGTTGCGATAGTAAGAGAGGCCAATGCAATAGTGGAAGAAGAAATTGAAAAAGCAGGCCTTAAGCCATGGCAGGCCTTTGCCGTGCTTTTGGGGGTTAAAACCGTTGGTGTGCAAGGGGACATAAGGGCCTACAAAGAGACAATAGCGGTTAGAGTGGTTGAGAGTTTGGACGGAATGACTGCAAATGCCATGAACGTTCCATTTGAAGTGCTACAAAGAATAGCATTTAGGATAACGAGCGAGATTCCACAAGTGGGAAGGGTCCTTTACGATATAACGAACAAACCTCCAGCAACGATAGAATTTGAGTGA
- a CDS encoding DUF2341 domain-containing protein yields the protein MKRRGFIFNSLVLVLLIPMLLLLATYEDVTSWIVQSQSERVQVERTFRVTSYLEEDFKNALELSTKRALSLTVDFVTNEHTPIDNASKAIQELILRGTYPQLSGYSRVNLFMRNNTLRDWIINLRDELSRQGYVLSPSVDEILNNIQITVAPLDSFHVVVNASISNILIQDISGKVVYNSSLPQDGSIYAVISIEGMEDPLFSYLTYGRYSRIVSSCKFMYPNLAKPIKVIEGFGSSDIEKFSGQVSVSLENLTSNKIYVGDYYTEKDALGYIVKNEPGVSVNKPIIFNTTINNIEVSPLDIFEDEDIAVMVFGNISGAWCPDASAYEYRVEMNISSLDFQPNALTLLEIPASVLSGAYHNGTLASIRVYDVGCNPIPFWIEKWGNDEILIWIKTGTTNQYFIYYTTDPAYAIDGYNKETLFDLYDDFEGTSIDTTKWDILGSATVDGNGTLIVSAGEKASVLESKVSFNYPIFVRYKMKSTSGTSDFDAGIAVVFGVSGGERLLVNVTYAGAQIPDYTNIQIPLKLEGTDFPDYINAQDNTAEIKVYDNQENEVPFWIEYWNTTERKALVWVKSSFIYDRQQGNTYYYHATFYIEYNTGTLTRGNGTAVFEFFDDFEDSDWQDTWDLVRGGRNNIDQTNGNLIIKNGNNLLALRNNANINLYGDYAIRFRMRPYSYYGDWDAGIGIRDPQNYNDILLFTDDAWGEFPSYGNYLAIHKEWWDNGWPDEISQERGDNKFHTYEVQVFPADNNVYFYDFTNGRSNGDNRTVTDPLYRIYLVLDNEKNDNWVYYDWIFLRKYLDEDNLNYNVQKISSAQSTPMQYIDDNPGNVDHNGDLLAILQNWTSSLASSSTSSDLTVYRRYEVIFNYDSGGISTTFSDLDAISRITSASVATSPQLPLKVQIIIDNIVGNDAYFDWVIAGRYPYVSTQPQYSSPESKASVQSGKNARAYNIQPYVDCIQEYKYFGVSGYPSFLERLEGGSTTNRVYYETLAEKMQEAVYGEAKYPIGLVSFILPKDLPPNLDFLVRKQPAVDYIYLDYENYRSDRTDVYKVLGISSNGGVATPIIDENFYLDYQIATAVFGGRGAQDLLVSG from the coding sequence ATGAAAAGGAGAGGATTTATATTTAATTCACTAGTTTTGGTTCTTCTTATTCCTATGCTCTTACTTCTGGCAACGTATGAGGACGTCACCTCCTGGATTGTACAATCTCAAAGTGAGAGAGTACAAGTAGAGAGAACGTTTAGAGTGACTTCTTACTTAGAGGAAGACTTTAAAAATGCTTTAGAGTTATCAACGAAGCGTGCACTCTCATTAACGGTTGATTTTGTGACCAATGAGCACACACCAATAGATAACGCGAGTAAAGCTATACAAGAATTGATTTTAAGAGGAACGTATCCGCAACTTAGTGGATATAGTAGGGTAAACCTTTTCATGAGAAATAATACTCTGCGAGATTGGATTATTAATTTGAGAGATGAGCTGAGTAGGCAGGGCTATGTTTTAAGTCCCTCCGTTGATGAGATTTTAAATAATATCCAAATAACAGTGGCACCTTTGGATTCATTTCATGTTGTTGTAAATGCATCTATATCAAACATATTGATTCAGGATATCTCAGGTAAAGTAGTTTACAATTCATCCCTTCCTCAAGATGGCAGCATATACGCTGTGATCTCTATAGAAGGAATGGAAGATCCCCTATTCTCATATTTGACTTATGGTAGGTATTCTAGGATAGTTAGTTCGTGTAAATTTATGTATCCAAATTTAGCGAAACCTATTAAGGTAATAGAAGGATTCGGTTCCTCGGATATAGAGAAGTTCTCAGGACAAGTTTCAGTCTCTCTTGAAAATCTTACCTCAAATAAAATCTATGTGGGGGACTACTATACTGAAAAAGATGCTCTAGGGTATATTGTAAAGAACGAGCCTGGTGTATCGGTGAATAAGCCTATAATATTCAACACCACCATTAATAACATTGAGGTTTCTCCGTTAGATATATTCGAGGATGAGGATATAGCTGTAATGGTCTTTGGAAATATAAGTGGGGCTTGGTGCCCAGATGCCTCTGCATATGAGTATAGAGTTGAAATGAATATCTCCAGTTTAGACTTTCAGCCTAATGCTTTAACCTTACTTGAGATTCCCGCTTCTGTATTGAGTGGTGCGTATCATAATGGAACTCTGGCTTCAATTAGGGTGTATGATGTGGGGTGTAATCCAATTCCGTTCTGGATAGAAAAGTGGGGGAACGACGAGATATTGATCTGGATAAAAACGGGGACTACAAACCAGTATTTCATATATTATACCACAGATCCTGCTTATGCCATCGATGGGTATAACAAAGAGACGCTGTTTGACCTCTACGATGATTTTGAGGGCACGTCAATAGATACTACCAAGTGGGACATATTGGGGAGTGCTACTGTAGATGGGAACGGGACTCTAATTGTATCCGCTGGTGAAAAAGCAAGTGTCTTGGAGTCAAAGGTGTCATTTAACTATCCGATATTTGTAAGATATAAAATGAAAAGTACCTCAGGAACTTCTGACTTTGACGCTGGAATAGCTGTGGTGTTTGGGGTCTCAGGGGGAGAAAGACTGCTGGTTAATGTGACATATGCGGGTGCACAAATCCCTGATTATACTAATATTCAGATTCCACTTAAACTTGAGGGAACGGACTTCCCCGATTATATTAATGCGCAAGATAATACAGCAGAAATTAAGGTCTATGATAATCAGGAGAATGAGGTACCATTTTGGATTGAATATTGGAATACCACTGAGAGAAAGGCACTAGTATGGGTAAAGAGTAGTTTTATCTATGACCGCCAACAAGGAAATACCTACTATTATCACGCTACTTTTTACATTGAGTACAACACTGGAACTCTGACAAGAGGAAATGGAACGGCTGTATTTGAGTTTTTTGACGATTTTGAGGATAGTGATTGGCAGGACACATGGGATCTGGTAAGAGGTGGAAGGAATAATATCGATCAAACTAATGGAAACTTGATAATAAAAAATGGCAATAACCTCCTCGCATTGAGGAATAATGCGAATATTAACCTCTATGGTGACTATGCAATTAGATTTAGAATGAGACCCTACAGTTACTATGGAGACTGGGATGCTGGAATTGGTATTAGAGACCCCCAAAATTACAATGATATTTTGCTATTTACCGATGATGCATGGGGAGAGTTTCCTTCATATGGTAACTACTTGGCAATTCACAAAGAGTGGTGGGATAATGGATGGCCAGATGAAATTTCTCAAGAACGGGGGGATAATAAATTCCATACTTATGAGGTTCAAGTATTTCCAGCTGACAATAATGTTTACTTTTATGATTTCACTAACGGTAGAAGTAATGGTGACAATCGTACTGTAACGGATCCCTTGTATAGAATATATCTTGTACTGGACAATGAAAAAAATGATAATTGGGTATATTACGACTGGATATTCCTTAGGAAATATTTAGATGAAGACAATCTCAACTATAATGTTCAAAAGATATCCTCAGCTCAAAGTACGCCAATGCAATATATCGATGATAATCCTGGAAATGTTGATCATAATGGTGATTTACTAGCAATACTCCAAAATTGGACCAGTTCATTGGCAAGTTCATCCACAAGCAGTGATTTGACAGTATATCGCAGGTACGAGGTGATTTTCAATTATGATTCTGGAGGCATTTCTACCACATTTTCCGATTTGGATGCTATCTCTAGGATTACTTCAGCTTCTGTGGCAACTTCGCCCCAACTTCCATTGAAAGTCCAAATAATTATTGACAATATCGTAGGTAACGATGCTTATTTCGACTGGGTTATAGCTGGAAGATATCCCTATGTAAGCACTCAACCACAGTATTCATCTCCGGAGTCCAAGGCCTCAGTACAAAGTGGGAAAAACGCAAGAGCTTATAATATCCAGCCTTATGTCGACTGTATCCAAGAGTATAAGTATTTCGGCGTTAGTGGTTATCCATCCTTCCTTGAGCGCTTGGAAGGAGGATCTACTACGAATAGAGTGTACTATGAGACGCTTGCCGAGAAAATGCAGGAAGCAGTATATGGCGAGGCTAAGTATCCAATTGGGCTTGTTAGCTTTATCCTTCCAAAAGATCTACCTCCAAATTTGGATTTCCTTGTCAGAAAACAACCTGCTGTAGACTACATATATTTGGATTATGAGAATTACAGAAGTGATAGAACCGATGTATATAAAGTACTTGGAATATCTTCTAATGGAGGCGTTGCTACTCCGATCATAGATGAGAATTTCTATTTGGACTATCAGATAGCAACGGCAGTATTTGGGGGACGAGGAGCCCAAGATTTACTAGTTTCGGGGTGA
- a CDS encoding radical SAM protein encodes MVNQVQVKSILNKHKNRDAWFLDDYSINPYYGCSFNCIYCYTKGSKYGEHIMKGLSAKINAPTILEKQLKRRARKGEYGIIALSTSTEAYMQIEEKLNLTRSILKIILRYRFPVHILTKSKLVLRDMDILKKIDENARLPKDLEQKLDHGAIISFSIFTLDEKLAKILEPGAPKPTERLETMKKFKEAGFLTGVCFIPVLPFLSDSEEQLDEMIKTAAEYGADFCLIGALTLFGSGPRDCKTLYYRFLEEYYPELVPKYKKLYGNFWAPSNQYQKRLEEISRRLCEKYGVKNRII; translated from the coding sequence GTGGTTAACCAAGTTCAAGTGAAGTCCATTCTGAATAAACACAAAAATAGAGATGCTTGGTTTTTGGATGATTATTCGATAAATCCCTATTATGGGTGCTCATTTAACTGCATTTACTGCTATACGAAGGGAAGCAAATATGGGGAACACATTATGAAAGGCCTATCTGCCAAAATAAATGCTCCAACGATTTTAGAAAAACAGTTGAAAAGAAGAGCAAGGAAGGGAGAATATGGGATCATTGCTTTATCCACCTCTACAGAAGCGTATATGCAAATTGAAGAGAAATTAAACCTCACTAGAAGTATCCTAAAAATCATTTTACGATATAGATTTCCCGTTCATATTTTGACAAAGTCAAAACTTGTCTTGAGGGATATGGACATATTAAAGAAAATTGATGAAAATGCAAGACTGCCCAAGGATTTGGAGCAAAAATTGGATCATGGGGCGATTATCTCGTTTTCCATCTTCACCTTGGATGAAAAATTAGCGAAAATTCTTGAACCTGGGGCCCCAAAACCTACAGAACGACTGGAAACTATGAAGAAGTTCAAAGAAGCGGGATTTCTCACAGGAGTTTGTTTTATTCCGGTTCTTCCATTTTTGTCGGATTCAGAGGAACAACTTGATGAGATGATAAAAACTGCAGCAGAGTATGGGGCAGATTTTTGCTTAATTGGGGCTCTAACATTATTTGGCAGCGGCCCAAGGGACTGTAAAACTCTTTATTACCGGTTTTTGGAGGAATACTACCCTGAGCTTGTTCCTAAATATAAGAAACTTTATGGGAATTTCTGGGCTCCCTCTAATCAATATCAAAAGAGACTTGAGGAAATATCAAGGAGATTATGTGAAAAATATGGCGTTAAAAACAGGATTATATAA
- a CDS encoding class III signal peptide-containing protein: MKKGQISLEFLFIFILFLVLLTFSIRNITFSSENSADMLRIQVSEEAKLFANTVSNAISQVYAQGPGAKTTEYFTFRYLNDEYFLKKAFAMNNKPYIVVGYQNGTYVTILEFNETIVFTSYDTGTDTLSANMVPIQSETDALKKNFFLADSLYRRDLSNASIYSVVGIGVEYNGTTYSPSVLNLNITPYNGILLFPEVSPTTLKIVVEWNPDRNESWIFNSTAQELRINLNVGG, from the coding sequence ATGAAAAAAGGACAGATATCGCTGGAGTTCCTATTCATATTTATATTGTTCCTCGTACTCCTGACTTTCTCGATTAGAAATATTACCTTCTCCAGCGAGAATTCTGCAGATATGTTGAGAATTCAGGTTAGTGAAGAGGCGAAGTTGTTTGCAAACACGGTTTCCAATGCGATATCTCAGGTTTATGCACAAGGGCCAGGTGCAAAAACCACTGAATACTTCACTTTTAGGTATCTAAATGACGAGTATTTTCTTAAGAAGGCCTTTGCAATGAATAACAAGCCCTACATTGTGGTGGGTTATCAAAATGGGACCTATGTAACAATACTCGAGTTTAATGAGACAATTGTCTTTACTTCTTATGACACGGGTACAGATACACTCTCGGCGAATATGGTACCCATTCAAAGTGAAACAGATGCATTGAAAAAGAACTTCTTCCTTGCCGACTCCCTCTACCGGAGAGACCTTAGCAATGCTAGTATTTATAGTGTGGTGGGAATTGGTGTGGAGTATAATGGGACTACGTATTCCCCCTCTGTCTTAAACCTCAATATAACCCCCTATAACGGAATACTGCTTTTCCCAGAAGTTAGTCCTACCACGTTGAAGATAGTTGTTGAATGGAATCCGGATAGAAATGAGAGCTGGATTTTCAACTCTACTGCCCAAGAGCTTAGGATAAACCTTAACGTCGGTGGTTAG
- a CDS encoding DUF2101 family protein, protein MDLDGILYKIGEIAEAFTGKSIQWIKDIVNPTPSQKPPRFKFLKKLIKRELTVHEFLSLNLQLSFIFYLVFALLLVVLFGNELYLTIISVVYFIYLRYILIKNRDFFIEVEPYRFFYYGLTAIGFLSFLGYLLIRRFAKNVYYFYAYLIAIFVIVLLFRYIYKSKFTRDWTYGVVEDIKGELVLVSVHDDIRANVKPGKYWVDNTEDVEVGDVVKILIEERIFRSSIPKRVLEVHKAKPSSSETSTEPKAESEKSTSK, encoded by the coding sequence ATGGATCTTGATGGAATCCTATATAAAATTGGTGAAATAGCGGAAGCATTCACTGGAAAATCAATCCAATGGATTAAAGACATTGTAAATCCTACCCCCTCTCAAAAACCTCCAAGGTTCAAATTCCTTAAGAAGCTGATAAAAAGAGAGCTCACAGTTCATGAATTCTTAAGTTTGAACCTTCAGCTCTCCTTTATCTTTTATCTCGTATTTGCTCTCTTATTGGTGGTTCTTTTTGGGAATGAGCTATATCTGACTATTATTTCGGTTGTCTACTTTATCTATCTTCGCTACATACTCATTAAAAACCGTGACTTTTTCATTGAAGTTGAGCCTTACAGATTCTTCTATTATGGGCTTACTGCAATAGGTTTTCTTTCCTTCTTGGGCTACCTCCTAATAAGAAGGTTCGCAAAGAATGTCTATTACTTCTACGCCTACCTTATAGCTATTTTTGTCATTGTATTACTCTTTAGATACATCTACAAATCGAAGTTCACTAGAGATTGGACGTATGGAGTAGTAGAAGACATCAAAGGAGAGCTTGTGCTGGTAAGTGTTCACGATGACATACGAGCCAATGTGAAGCCTGGTAAATATTGGGTGGATAACACTGAGGATGTTGAAGTGGGAGATGTCGTAAAGATTCTCATAGAAGAAAGAATATTCAGGAGCTCCATTCCAAAAAGGGTGCTAGAAGTTCATAAAGCGAAACCTTCATCATCAGAAACCTCAACAGAACCAAAAGCTGAAAGTGAAAAGAGCACTAGCAAGTAA
- a CDS encoding formate--phosphoribosylaminoimidazolecarboxamide ligase — MKFSIATYASHSALQILHGAKQEGFKTLAFGKERVRPLYTKYFPVADEFIPHEYPEEELLKKKAIIIPTGSFVAYLGIEKVENMKALYYGNKKVLRWESDRKLERKWLLEAKIRVPEVIEDPDDIDRPVIVKPHGAKGGRGYFIAKTPEEFWEKASNLGVKDKEDLKEVQIQEYVIGVPVYPHFFYSKLNGELELMSVDKRYESNADAIGRINAEQQLKIGIEPSYTVIGNIPIVLRESLLMGIIEAGENVIRASEKLMGGLWGPFCLEGVITEDMEFVVFEISARIVAGTNPFINGSPYTWIKYNEPMSTGRRIAREIKQAIEEERLEEILT, encoded by the coding sequence ATGAAGTTTAGCATTGCTACTTATGCCTCTCACTCGGCCCTTCAGATACTTCATGGAGCAAAGCAAGAAGGATTTAAGACACTTGCCTTTGGAAAGGAAAGGGTTAGGCCACTCTACACAAAGTATTTTCCCGTTGCAGATGAGTTTATTCCTCACGAATACCCCGAAGAGGAGTTACTTAAAAAGAAAGCAATAATCATCCCTACGGGTTCCTTTGTGGCCTATCTAGGCATTGAGAAAGTCGAAAACATGAAAGCCCTATATTACGGAAACAAAAAAGTCCTCAGGTGGGAGAGTGATAGAAAACTTGAGAGAAAATGGCTTTTAGAAGCAAAGATAAGGGTTCCAGAAGTTATTGAAGATCCGGATGACATAGATAGGCCTGTGATAGTGAAGCCCCATGGAGCCAAAGGAGGCCGAGGATATTTTATAGCAAAAACACCTGAAGAATTCTGGGAAAAGGCTTCAAATCTTGGAGTTAAGGATAAAGAAGACTTAAAAGAAGTTCAAATACAAGAGTACGTCATAGGAGTTCCCGTTTATCCCCACTTTTTCTATTCAAAACTTAATGGAGAGCTTGAGCTCATGAGTGTCGACAAGAGATATGAAAGCAATGCAGACGCAATAGGCAGAATAAATGCAGAACAACAACTCAAAATTGGAATAGAACCTAGTTACACAGTGATAGGGAACATTCCAATAGTCCTTAGGGAGAGCCTCCTTATGGGTATTATTGAGGCTGGAGAGAACGTGATAAGGGCTTCAGAGAAACTTATGGGTGGCTTATGGGGCCCGTTCTGTCTTGAGGGTGTGATTACCGAAGATATGGAGTTCGTGGTTTTTGAGATCTCAGCGAGAATTGTAGCTGGAACCAATCCTTTCATAAACGGCTCCCCATATACATGGATTAAATACAACGAACCAATGAGCACTGGAAGAAGAATTGCGCGGGAAATTAAGCAGGCTATCGAAGAAGAAAGGCTTGAAGAAATTTTAACTTAA